The genomic stretch GGGTGCACCCATGACAGAAGCGGAGGATGTACGATGTGTGATTACAGTGCCGGTCCTAAGACAGATGAAAGCACGATGGTAGAGGCTGTCAGACAGGGATTGAGAAAAATCACAGGCCGGTATGATACCTTTTTAATATCTCCGTCAGGAAGCATGCTGGATTCAAGTGAGGTTCCGAAGAAGGCAAGAGAGGAAATATTTCACTTGCTTAAAGAAACAAAGCATAGGACCTTTACCTTAGAAACCCGTGCAGATACCATAAACCAGCCTATAATGGATGAGATTTTAAGTATTCTTGATAAAAGGCTAAAGAAAATTTATATAGGAATTGAATCTTCATCTGATTTTATTAACAAATACTGTATCAATAAGGGGATTGGTATGGAGCAGATAGAGCGCTCTGTCAAACTGCTAAATGACTACAATATAACTCCCGTTGGAAATGTCTTAGCCGGTGTACCAATCCTGACGCAAAAGGAAAGCTACATAGTATGTAAAAAATCTATTAATTGGTGCTTTGAAAACCATGTTGTACCGGCTGTGTTTGTGACCCATATAAAAGAAAACACGCTTTATAACCGTATATATCAGATGGGATTGTGTGAGCCCCCCAGTCTATGGTTGCTTATTGATTCCATATTAGAAGCTCCGGATGAGCTGCATATGGAAATCTGCTGGTACCGTACTTACGAGGCCTTTAATTTAATAAAAGCAGCCGATACATGTCCTGGCTGTTATGATAATGTCTTAAATGCATTAGATAAGTATTGCAAATACAGGGACAAAGACATACTGCGGAAACTGGACTGCGATTGTAAGAAAAAATGGCGGGAAGGATTGGAAAGAAAAGAAGCAGCACTTCCGGAGAGGATAACACGGGTTTATAAGGCTTTAGCCGATAATTTACTGGGTAAGGAGTATTGGGATAAGAATGGCAAGGACTTGGAATCCATGATTTACAGAGATTATAAGGAGGAGGCTTTCAAGTGGTAACTTATTCTAGTATTTCACGCTATTATGATTTATGGTCATCAGGAGATAAGTACTGGAATATTACGCGGGATTTCTACGTTGGGGAAAGCAGAAAGCATAAAGGACCGATTGTTGAATTGGGAATAGGGACGGCAAGAATTGCCGCTGAGATATTAAAAGACCATCATACACAGATAATCGGAGTTGATATTTGTGAAGAAATGCTGGAAGAAGGAGAGAAAAGATTAGCAGAATTGGGCCTTCTTCAAAATGTTTTGCTGTTACGGCAGGATTTCACAAGACTGAAATTGCCCCAGAAAAGTAACTATATATTCATGCCTTTTAGAACCTTTGGGCATTTGCCGGATGATGAGAGCAGGAGAGCTGCACTCCAAGCCATTTATAACAATCTTAATGAGAAAGGTTCCTTTGTATTCGATCATTACATTTTGGACCAGCAATGGGCGGAGAAAGTAGCAGGGAAAAAAATAACCATGTATGAAGGAGAAGGTGTGGTTATTACAGACACCTACGATTTTGATCTGGAAAATCAAAAGATGCATTGCCAGGTATGCTGTAATGATGAAGTCATGGAAAGTTTTGATTTTTATTGGTTTGAACCGGAGCATATAAAAAAATTAATAGAGGAGGTTGGCTTTCATATAAAAGCTGTATATGGGAATTTTGATAAGACGCAATTAAGAATAGACTCACCGAATCAAATCTGGATATTGGAGAAATGAAAGGAGAAAGTTTTGTATTTTTATACGGGCAAAAGTCTGGATGGATTTGAAAATGCCATAAATAATCTGTTATTAAATAGCGGGTATGAAAAAGTAAAACATTTGGATTGCATTTGCATGCGGAATTGTTCAATGTCAAATGAAGATGATATGTCGAAATGGTTCAGTCCTTCTGTAAATACATGGGAAAGTATGAGATATTTGGGTGAGGCATTAGGACTTAAGGAGCAGATTGAGATAAAAGAAATTCATGAAAAAAAAAGCATGGATTTGCTTCCATATGAGAATGCCCCCTTTGTTTTAGGGCCAGTGACGAAAAAAAAGTTATTTAATAAAATTGATGCAAACTTTTATGATGGAAACCGTAACTATATATATTGCCACCCCCAGAAGGGACAGCTGATAATCCATGAGTCCGATGGTGTTCCATATATATTAGTTGATGAAGGGGATATTGTGAACTTCATAAAAGGAAGAAGTGTTACTTATCAGATATTTATAAAGCCGAAAGGGAACTTGAAAATACCGGACCGAAAGGAAACATTACAAAGATGGCTTACTTGTAAAGGAATTTATTCAAAGGCTGTTAATGGAATTGTAAATTATGATTATTCATCGGTAAAAGGGCTGAATGCTTCCAATGAGCTGGAGCTGCAATTTGGAGTACAAAATTACATGATACAGAATTATAAAATAATAAACCTGCTTCTGGAAGGAATGGCAGATGGAAAGAAATATTCTGATTTATTCCAAGAACAAGCTGAAAAGGCAGCCGAGGCAGTTATGCAGAGGGATCTCCATAAACTGGCGGAGGTCATTAAAGGAATGGAAGAGCTGTTAGTACAGGCAATTTCAAAGGAGGTGACATTATAGGTGAATCATAAACTACTCTTTTTAAAGGAAAATATGGAAGCATTACTTGGTCAGACGGACACCCCTTTTTATGTCTACTCTTTAAAGGTGCTGAAAGAAAATATACAGAATATCAAGAGAATTTTATCGCCGGAAGTAGAGTTATGCTATTCTATAAAAGCAAACCCTATGCTCGTTCCCTATGTTCAGGAACTGGTAGATTATTTTGAAGTTTGTTCTATGGGAGAGTATAAAATTTGTAAGGAAGTAGTTACGGCTGATAAAAAAATCATATATGGCGGGATCTGTAAGAAGAAAGAGGAGATAAGGGGAGCGGTTCTAAATGGCCAGGTTATCTTAACCGTTGAATCTATGACACAGCTCAGGCACATAAACCAGATATCAAAAGAGGAACAGAGGATATCAAAGGTACTTCTTAGGATTAGTCCGGGTAACCAGTTTGGCCTTTCTCAGGAAGATATGCAGGAAGTGCTAAGAGAGAGGGACAGCATTCAAAACCTGCAAATATTAGGAGCACAGCTGTATGCATCTACTCAGTGTTTTAAGGTTGAAGAAGAAAAGAAACAAATAGAAAGCCTATTCCGGTACATCTATGAATTGGAAGAAATATTTGATTTTACATTCAAAATAGTTGATTACGGTGGTGGTGTTGGTGTCCCTTATTATGAAGGAGATACAGGAAAAGGAAACCCGGAAGAATTATTGAGTGAAATATCAGGGCTGCTTCTATCTCATGGAAAAGGGCGTAAAATCATATTTGAGGCAGGGCGGATCATACCTGCTTCCTGCGGTATCTATGTCAGCCGTGTGTTAGACCAAAAAACGAGAAGCGGAAGGACTTACTCCATTTTAGACGGCGGAACAAACCATATAAAATATTTCGGACAGGCTTTTGGAGGACGGAATGCCATAAACGAAGTGCTGAGTGAGAAGGAAGAAAAGGCAGTTTATACGGTATGCGGCCCCCTATGTACAGCGAATGACATATTACTAAAAGATGTGGAGGTTTCAAGGCATACTATTGATGATTTTTTTGTTTTCTTAAATGCAGGAGCATATTGCCAGACGGAAGCCAGCGCGCTATTTTTAAGCAGAGACTTACCGGCTGTGTTTATTGTGAAGGAAACCAATGAAATAAAGCTTGTCAGAAAGAATATCGACACTTTTCATATAAACGGAGGCTTATGAAAAGAGTTACGGCTGCCGGTAGTGGGAGTTTTAAAAAAGAGAAAGGTATGCGGAAATATGGATGAAAAAGAAATATTTAGCAGGATTGTCAGGATTATAAATCATGTTTTGGAAGAGGAAAGCGCAGTTACAAAAGAAAACATTTTGATTGAAGATTTACTGTTTGATTCTGTGTCGCTGTTGTATTTGCAGGTATCAATAGAAGATGAATTCGATATCAGATTTGACCCGTTAACAGATGATTTTGGCAGCATATTCTACAATGTAGATAACCTGTGCAAAGATATCAGTAAGAAAATAAACGGAGATGAGAATAGTGGAGAATGTGTTTCTTAAGAACATTACAAGGGAGATTTATAACAGAAGGATTGGTTTAGATAAGACGCAGAAGGTTTTTTGCAGATATGAGAGAGTGGACGGCGGTGTATTTGCTGAAGTATGGTTTATGACCAGAGGATGTAAACACGACAGGGACGGTGGCTGTACAATGTGCAATTACGGAAAGGGCTATCAGGTTTCCGATGACGAAATTCTTGGGTTGATTGAAAGTAAGCTGGCGGAAATAAATATGCCATTAAAGCAGCTTGTTATTTCGCCATCAGGCAGTATGTTCGATGAAGAGGAAGTATCCCATTATCTGCGAAGGGAAATTTTTAAGCTGGCATCAAAATTTGAATGTGAAAAATTTATAACAGAAACAAGGGCGGATACCATTAACTTTGAGAAACTAACGGAGATGAAACAACTGATTCCCCATAAAAATATTGCAATTGAGCTTGGACTGGAGTCGGCAAACCCTTGGGTCTTAAAATATTGCGTAAACAAAAACCTAAATTTGGAGGATTTTGAGTCCGCGGTAAGACTCATTAAGCAGGCTGGACTACAAGTGACGGCAAATGTTTCGTTGGGAGCGCCGTTTATGTCGGAAAGGGAGCAGATAGAAGACGCTGTAGATTCTGTCAAGTGGGCGCTGGAGATGGAGGTAGATACCGTAGTGGTATTTCCTATTCATGTAAAACCTGGTACGTTAGTTAGCTATTTATATGAAAGTGGCGGGTATAATTGTGTTTCGTTGTGGTCATTGGTTCAGGTACTAAAGGAAGTTGAGGAAAAATTTAAATATAGAGTTCAGATTTCCTGGTATAAAAACTACTATGACAATCCTAAAAAAATACTGCTGTCACCAAATACCTGTGATGATTGTAAAGAAGAGGTCATACATATTTTAGACGATTATAAAAACTCATGCAATACGGAAATAATTGATAAGTTGCATCATTATAACTGTCATTGCAAAGGGGACTGGGGGGAAAAGCTGAAGGATAGTAATGAAAAGCATGGAAATCTTATTATGATGGGTTATCAAATGCTGGGAGAAACCTTTGGGATAGACAGGGACATGGTAAAACAGGCCTATGAAGAAGCTCTCACAGAGCTTATAAAGTAGAGCGGCTATAGTTAATTCTGTTAAAATAAGCTCTTTAGTGGTGTCGGAAAAGAGGGTAAATATCAGGATTATAAATAGGAGGTGATGACTATAATTTTTATAAGTAATATAAAGAGGTATATTCCGCCGGTACAGTCCGCACAGAACCAGAAAAGTGAATTGTTATCTTTTTATAAAGAAATGTATCGGAGGACGGGGGAGCTTATACCACAAACAGGGCCTAATACAGGTGTTGCTCCGGCTGCAGGCGGACTTTCCGGCAGTGAGCTGGCACTTAAAGTGCTAAGGCAGGTTATTGATAGCCGTACAGGTGAGCTTGCAGGTGAGCCTATTTATTATCTGGACGTAAGGTCATCGGAAGATTTCTCTGCACCGGCACCGGATTATTATATACTCTCGAATTTTAGATTCAAGCATACAAAACCGCTAAATATACGCGGTAATGCCGGCATAAGCCTGATTCATGCATTTATGATAATGGAATATAAGTTAGGCAACAGAAAGGGGGAATATGCGGTTGGTTCAGTTTCACAAAGATTTGAACCGAGTGATTACCGGGGGACAGGCCCCATTTTGGCTGATGGTGCTATAGGGTTTCTCTTAAAGGCGGAAGCCGGTAGTAACGAAGAAGGATTTTATATTGAAGATTATCATATTACAAGAGAGAAAGAAAAGTTTAAGCAGTTAATCGGTAAAGAGGATTATATAGTTTGCCATAATAATGTTGAAACACGTAGTATGGCATGGGAAAGCGATTTTAGAACGGAGTTCCTGTCATATGATTTCGGATGTATGGATACCTTTTGTACCTTGGAGAATCTATGTGCAAGACGTATGCTTAAAAATGGACAAACAGTTACATTAGTATCGGTAAAGAATAGTAACTATACAGGAATAAAACTAAAATATAAGGAGAAATGAGTATATGGAAACAGAAATTAAAAAAATTGTATCTTTTATTTGTGACTATATGAAAGAAAATGAGAAAGTTGTTGTGGCAGTTTCCGGCGGATTGGATTCTGATGTAGTGGCAAGATTATGTGTAAAAGCATTGGGAAAAGAAAAGGTAAAGCTTTTTATGGTCTTGCAGGATGATATGGATGAGCGCCATATAAACAATGGCAGAAATCTGGCGAAAGATCTGGAATTAGAATTGTCTGAAATTGACATGAGAGGATTGAATGTAGAAATTATAAAAAGGTTAATGGAAGGTGATCCGGAAACAGGATTTAGTACAAATAACCTTCTGGATCCTTCAAGAGCAAAATGTTCTCTCAGGACAGTATTGTTATCAAGTTACCAGGACAAAGGTTATTTTGTAGCCGGCACCTCCAACAAGACCGAAGCAGAACTTGGCTTTTTCCTGCCTTTTGGTGATAATTTAGCACATTTCAAACCTATCGTACACTTATATAAATCAGAAGTCAGGAATCTGGCACAGGCAATTGGTACTGCGCCGGAGGTTATTTTTCAGCCGGCATCCGCAGGGTTTTGGAAGGGACAGGAGGATTTGGAGGACATTGCATATTGGATATATAATAACGGACCAATTCCGGCAGGTACCAGATTTACGGGTGAGGATGATAAAAAGGTTCTGGAGATTAAAAAGCATCTTACTACAGAGGTGGTAGATAATTGTATAAAAGATATTTTGTTTCAAAAAGATAAGAACCAGATTGCAGCCGAATTACAAATCCCTGTTGCGATAGTAGAAGGTATTGCCACCATTATGAAGCAAGCCGGGAATACGAAAAATAGAGAACTATTAAAAAGATTGGCATAGGAAATGCGTGTATGTTATATAAAAGACTAATAGAAGATCATTTAACAAATAAAAGAGATAAGATTGTGTTAAGATATGAGGAAACAGCCTATACTTATGGCTCAATAAATGTTTTAGCAGAAATATTGCGGAATAATCTGAAAGAAAAAGGGGTAAAAAAGGGTGACAGAGTCGTTGTTGCAGGAAAAAATTCTCCGGCAGAGGTCATTGCAATACTAGCCCTGATTTCTATGGGTGCGGTATTCGTACCTTTACCTTATGATATATCAGAAAAACGGTTGAAATATGTTATAGAAGATAGCGGACCAGCGGCATTATTAATAGAAGAAAACCGTTGCTATGAGGCATATATAACGACCCTGGGTATACCGGTGATACCATTAACATTAAAGGAAGAGGAGAAGGTGAAGGTACGCCAGGGAGAAGTACGTCCTTGTGTCAGTGAGGAAGATATGGCTTACATAATCTATACTTCAGGTTCCACAAGTAACCCC from Anaerocolumna sp. AGMB13020 encodes the following:
- a CDS encoding radical SAM protein, whose amino-acid sequence is MNSINQFLKDCDVKSKQDRTVYWDDNTLYSIRENPDDSFAGLWFRTMGCTHDRSGGCTMCDYSAGPKTDESTMVEAVRQGLRKITGRYDTFLISPSGSMLDSSEVPKKAREEIFHLLKETKHRTFTLETRADTINQPIMDEILSILDKRLKKIYIGIESSSDFINKYCINKGIGMEQIERSVKLLNDYNITPVGNVLAGVPILTQKESYIVCKKSINWCFENHVVPAVFVTHIKENTLYNRIYQMGLCEPPSLWLLIDSILEAPDELHMEICWYRTYEAFNLIKAADTCPGCYDNVLNALDKYCKYRDKDILRKLDCDCKKKWREGLERKEAALPERITRVYKALADNLLGKEYWDKNGKDLESMIYRDYKEEAFKW
- a CDS encoding class I SAM-dependent methyltransferase, producing MVTYSSISRYYDLWSSGDKYWNITRDFYVGESRKHKGPIVELGIGTARIAAEILKDHHTQIIGVDICEEMLEEGEKRLAELGLLQNVLLLRQDFTRLKLPQKSNYIFMPFRTFGHLPDDESRRAALQAIYNNLNEKGSFVFDHYILDQQWAEKVAGKKITMYEGEGVVITDTYDFDLENQKMHCQVCCNDEVMESFDFYWFEPEHIKKLIEEVGFHIKAVYGNFDKTQLRIDSPNQIWILEK
- a CDS encoding alanine racemase, giving the protein MNHKLLFLKENMEALLGQTDTPFYVYSLKVLKENIQNIKRILSPEVELCYSIKANPMLVPYVQELVDYFEVCSMGEYKICKEVVTADKKIIYGGICKKKEEIRGAVLNGQVILTVESMTQLRHINQISKEEQRISKVLLRISPGNQFGLSQEDMQEVLRERDSIQNLQILGAQLYASTQCFKVEEEKKQIESLFRYIYELEEIFDFTFKIVDYGGGVGVPYYEGDTGKGNPEELLSEISGLLLSHGKGRKIIFEAGRIIPASCGIYVSRVLDQKTRSGRTYSILDGGTNHIKYFGQAFGGRNAINEVLSEKEEKAVYTVCGPLCTANDILLKDVEVSRHTIDDFFVFLNAGAYCQTEASALFLSRDLPAVFIVKETNEIKLVRKNIDTFHINGGL
- a CDS encoding acyl carrier protein — protein: MDEKEIFSRIVRIINHVLEEESAVTKENILIEDLLFDSVSLLYLQVSIEDEFDIRFDPLTDDFGSIFYNVDNLCKDISKKINGDENSGECVS
- the nadE gene encoding NAD(+) synthase, whose product is METEIKKIVSFICDYMKENEKVVVAVSGGLDSDVVARLCVKALGKEKVKLFMVLQDDMDERHINNGRNLAKDLELELSEIDMRGLNVEIIKRLMEGDPETGFSTNNLLDPSRAKCSLRTVLLSSYQDKGYFVAGTSNKTEAELGFFLPFGDNLAHFKPIVHLYKSEVRNLAQAIGTAPEVIFQPASAGFWKGQEDLEDIAYWIYNNGPIPAGTRFTGEDDKKVLEIKKHLTTEVVDNCIKDILFQKDKNQIAAELQIPVAIVEGIATIMKQAGNTKNRELLKRLA